From Phragmites australis chromosome 5, lpPhrAust1.1, whole genome shotgun sequence, a single genomic window includes:
- the LOC133918212 gene encoding WD repeat-containing protein RUP2-like: MPCAELWSMSNPSSPSSSSAQYQETLHQQEVANEDAGIVVPGAASDDAELSPPRCEWEFRLAATVPSTSLPGASDAIGSVDFDPTGRLLATGGIARRIRMYSVASLLDSSAAASGAGPAACICVPAKLSSVRWRPGALAGTVVGCGDYDGVVTEYDVERGMASWERDEHAGRRVWALDYAPGATMAVSGSDDRTAHVWDPRAPSAGWATARAGGAVLCVEFDPSGGPHLAVGSADRRAVVYDVRALGRGAVAWMDGHGRAVTYVRWAGRRVVTSAADGTHRLWEWGGHDGEAREVRSYSGHASARSFVGMGLWRGAGLVASGSESNHVFVYDLRWDKPIWVQPFWGAQLPAISTVDADVGGGGGGGFVSAVAWRQGGDGDLDDGALVAGGSDGALKMFTCQRRKAEEAAGDVDY, translated from the coding sequence ATGCCCTGTGCGGAGCTCTGGTCCATGAGCAACCCCTCCTCCCCTTCTTCCAGCTCTGCACAATACCAAGAAACCCTACACCAGCAAGAAGTAGCCAACGAGGACGCCGGCATTGTTGTTCCCGGTGCTGCCTCCGACGACGCCGAGCTGTCGCCGCCGCGGTGCGAATGGGAGTTCCGGCTGGCGGCCACCGTGCCGTCCACCTCGCTGCCGGGGGCGTCCGACGCCATCGGCAGCGTCGACTTCGACCCCACCGGCCGCCTCCTCGCCACCGGCGGCATCGCCCGAAGGATCCGGATGTACAGCGTGGCCTCGCTGCTGGATAGCAGCGCCGCTGCATCTGGAGCTGGCCCCGCGGCGTGCATCTGCGTGCCGGCGAAGCTGAGCAGCGTGCGGTGGCGTCCGGGCGCGCTCGCGGGGACTGTGGTGGGGTGTGGCGACTACGACGGCGTGGTGACGGAGTACGACGTGGAGCGCGGCATGGCGTCGTGGGAGCGCGACGAGCACGCGGGCCGGCGCGTGTGGGCGCTGGACTACGCCCCCGGCGCGACGATGGCGGTGTCCGGGTCCGACGACCGCACGGCGCACGTGTGGGACCCGCGCGCGCCCTCGGCCGGGTGGGCCACGGCGCGCGCAGGCGGCGCCGTGCTGTGCGTGGAGTTCGACCCGTCGGGCGGGCCGCATCTGGCCGTGGGTTCGGCGGACCGGCGCGCGGTGGTGTACGACGTGCGTGCGCTGGGGCGCGGCGCGGTGGCGTGGATGGACGGGCACGGGCGCGCGGTGACGTACGTGCGGTGGGCGGGGCGGCGGGTGGTGACGTCGGCGGCGGACGGGACGCACCGGCTGTGGGAGTGGGGGGGCCACGACGGCGAGGCGCGGGAGGTGCGGTCGTACAGCGGCCACGCGAGCGCGCGGAGCTTCGTGGGGATGGGGCTGTGGCGCGGCGCGGGCCTCGTCGCCAGCGGGTCCGAGTCCAACCACGTCTTCGTCTACGACCTCAGGTGGGACAAGCCCATCTGGGTACAGCCATTCTGGGGGGCCCAGCTGCCAGCCATCAGCACCGTTGACGCCGacgttggtggtggtggtggtggagggttCGTCAGCGCGGTGGCATGGCGACAGGGCGGCGACGGTGACCTCGACGACGGGGCGCTCGTGGCCGGTGGGTCCGACGGCGCGCTGAAAATGTTCACGTGCCAACGGCGAAAGGCAGAGGAAGCAGCAGGGGACGTGGACTACTAG
- the LOC133918214 gene encoding uncharacterized protein LOC133918214 isoform X1, with protein MEAFAAAAVFAGSSTAARPFILRRRCRGGAPRSGAGRVRLLRAPPPRAGGDEGELPPLDKWDMMELDFGRFLGEDPKLTLAKILLKKSDPDASSFDVEKLIFTKKDKLDNILREFMDANKDKASKTPEGGSPTISKLNEGNNPLNISRPVMGKPKQDGPPLNLLRPAGSKPKQDECSLTQLRSVGSKGKEDNPSLTLLRPVGSKPKVQGKLVQDSWPSKESLVSATELSEVGRISRASNVDVTLQKPTVHQSEDDDLKSKLKMKPNINLKMRKDMNEDLTDISLLQKPDIAKDTTNTDQDHASAGSTLISAGEDNSEHEPQINGPGEKSVVDRVHESSELDDDSSVGLQPYGQSFIEEIDTSANPVDNQSATSNNFSMQAFLQGKPKREDLSVEIFPSQVDAEKMNATDDNKSYVDDRGNVLPSKLEDITESDWTRLERYASTGEKVEVELINCTAKGFVVSLDSLIGFLPYRNLATKWKFLAFETWLRRKGGDPSLYKQNLGLEDGLVVHDGSIESESSSVSEVAGQDQGSLPSKPKFEDLLRTYNLEKSMFLSSFIGQRLRVSVVLADRNSKRIFFSMKPKESEELIQKKKTLMARLNVGDIVQCTIKRLVYYGIFVEVEGVPALIQQWEVSWDDTLDPAVSYKIGQVVVARVIQLDFTNNRIFLSLKDVKPNQSVGALEAVIGEDLSLGGALEPVQANFEWPEVDALIEEMQKIEGVRDVYKGRFFQSPGLAPTFQVYMALVVGHKYKLLARYGNNMQEVMVEASLDKEQLKEAILMCTNRVS; from the exons ATGGaagccttcgccgccgccgccgtattCGCGGGCTCCAGCACCGCCGCGCGCCCCTtcatcctccgccgccgctgccgcggtGGTGCCCCGCGCTCCGGCGCTGGCCGAGTGCGCCTCCtccgggcgccgccgccgcgcgccggtGGCGACGAAGGGGAGCTGCCCCCACTCGACAAGTGGGACATGATGGAGCTCGATTTCGGCCGGTTTCTCGGAGAGGACCCCAAGCTTACCCTCGCAAAG ATTCTACTTAAGAAGTCAGACCCAGATGCCTCATCCTTCGACGTAGAGAAACTAATTTTCACAAAAAAGGACAAGCTAGATAATATTTTGAGGGAGTTCATGGATGCTAATAAGGACAAGGCTTCCAAAACACCAGAAGGTGGATCCCCAACAATAAGCAAGCTAAACGAAGGCAATAATCCTTTGAATATTTCAAGACCTGTGATGGGCAAACCGAAGCAAGATGGGCCTCCTTTGAATTTACTGCGACCAGCAGGAAGCAAGCCAAAGCAAGATGAGTGTTCTCTGACTCAGTTGCGATCAGTAGGAAGCAAAGGAAAGGAAGATAATCCTTCATTAACATTGTTGCGTCCAGTTGGGAGCAAACCAAAAGTACAGGGCAAGCTGGTGCAAGATAGTTGGCCTAGCAAAGAGAGTTTAGTTTCTGCAACAGAATTGAGTGAGGTGGGGCGCATCTCAAGAGCTAGCAATGTGGATGTCACTTTGCAGAAACCCACAGTGCATCAgagtgaggatgatgatttgAAGTCAAAGCTGAAAATGAAGCCAAATATTAACCTGAAAATGAGGAAAGATATGAATGAGGACTTAACAGACATTTCTCTTCTTCAAAAGCCAGATATTGCAAAAGATACCACTAATACAGACCAGGACCATGCCTCTGCTGGATCCACATTGATTTCTGCTGGAGAGGATAACAGTGAACATGAGCCTCAAATAAATG GTCCTGGTGAAAAATCAGTGGTTGACAGGGTTCATGAATCATCTGAGCTTGATGATGATTCTAGTGTAG GACTACAGCCATACGGTCAAAGTTTCATTGAGGAAATAGATACTTCTGCTAATCCAGTTGACAACCAATCAGCTACCAGCAACAATTTCTCAATGCAAGCTTTCTTGCAAGGAAAACCTAAAAG GGAAGACCTATCTGTTGAAATATTTCCATCTCAAGTAGATGCTGAAAAGATGAATGCTACTGATGATAACAAAAGTTATGTTGATGACAGGGGAAATGTCTTGCCATCAAAATTAGAG GATATCACCGAGAGTGACTGGACAAGGTTAGAGCGTTATGCAAGTACTGGAGAAAAGGTTGAGGTGGAGCTGATAAACTGCACCGCGAAGGGATTTGTT GTGTCACTTGACTCGCTGATAGGTTTCTTACCATATCGTAATCTTGCTACAAAATGGAAATTCTTAGCTTTTGAGACTTGGTTAAGAAGGAAGGGTGGTGATCCTTCCTTGTACAAGCAGAATCTGGGATTAGAGGATGGTTTAGTGGTTCATGACGGAAGTATAGAATCAGAATCTAGCTCGGTCTCAGAAGTTGCTGGTCAGGATCAAGGATCTCTACCATCTAAGCCGAAGTTTGAAGATCTTCTTCGGACATACAACCTAGAGAAATCCATGTTCTTATCTTCATTTATTGGTCAA AGACTCCGGGTATCAGTTGTCCTGGCTGACAGAAATTCCAAGAGGATATTTTTCTCTATGAAACCAAAAGAAAGTGAAGAGTtgattcagaaaaagaaaactcTGATG GCTAGGCTTAATGTTGGAGATATTGTTCAATGCACAATCAAGCGATTGGTTTACTATGGGATATTTGTTGAG GTCGAAGGGGTTCCTGCATTGATTCAGCAGTGGGAGGTGTCATGGGATGATACCTTAGATCCAGCAGTTTCTTACAAAATTGGTCAG GTTGTGGTTGCTAGAGTTATTCAACTGGACTTTACTAATAACCGTATCTTTTTGTCGCTTAAAGATGTAAAG CCAAATCAATCAGTAGGAGCTTTAGAAGCAGTCATTGGTGAGGATTTATCACTTGGTGGAGCTCTTGAACCTGTACAAGCAAATTTCGAG TGGCCTGAGGTAGATGCCCTTATCGAAGAGATGCAAAAAATAGAGGGTGTAAGAGATGTTTATAAAGGACGATTCTTCCAAAGCCCAGGATTAGCTCCAACCTTTCAA GTATACATGGCACTGGTGGTAGGTCACAAATACAAGCTCCTCGCACGGTATGGAAACAATATGCAAGAG GTGATGGTGGAGGCATCATTGGACAAAGAACAGCTGAAAGAGGCAATTTTGATGTGCACAAATAGGGTTAGCTGA
- the LOC133918214 gene encoding uncharacterized protein LOC133918214 isoform X2, translating to MEAFAAAAVFAGSSTAARPFILRRRCRGGAPRSGAGRVRLLRAPPPRAGGDEGELPPLDKWDMMELDFGRFLGEDPKLTLAKILLKKSDPDASSFDVEKLIFTKKDKLDNILREFMDANKDKASKTPEGGSPTISKLNEGNNPLNISRPVMGKPKQDGPPLNLLRPAGSKPKQDECSLTQLRSVGSKGKEDNPSLTLLRPVGSKPKVQGKLVQDSWPSKESLVSATELSEVGRISRASNVDVTLQKPTVHQSEDDDLKSKLKMKPNINLKMRKDMNEDLTDISLLQKPDIAKDTTNTDQDHASAGSTLISAGEDNSEHEPQINGPGEKSVVDRVHESSELDDDSSVGLQPYGQSFIEEIDTSANPVDNQSATSNNFSMQAFLQGKPKRGNVLPSKLEDITESDWTRLERYASTGEKVEVELINCTAKGFVVSLDSLIGFLPYRNLATKWKFLAFETWLRRKGGDPSLYKQNLGLEDGLVVHDGSIESESSSVSEVAGQDQGSLPSKPKFEDLLRTYNLEKSMFLSSFIGQRLRVSVVLADRNSKRIFFSMKPKESEELIQKKKTLMARLNVGDIVQCTIKRLVYYGIFVEVEGVPALIQQWEVSWDDTLDPAVSYKIGQVVVARVIQLDFTNNRIFLSLKDVKPNQSVGALEAVIGEDLSLGGALEPVQANFEWPEVDALIEEMQKIEGVRDVYKGRFFQSPGLAPTFQVYMALVVGHKYKLLARYGNNMQEVMVEASLDKEQLKEAILMCTNRVS from the exons ATGGaagccttcgccgccgccgccgtattCGCGGGCTCCAGCACCGCCGCGCGCCCCTtcatcctccgccgccgctgccgcggtGGTGCCCCGCGCTCCGGCGCTGGCCGAGTGCGCCTCCtccgggcgccgccgccgcgcgccggtGGCGACGAAGGGGAGCTGCCCCCACTCGACAAGTGGGACATGATGGAGCTCGATTTCGGCCGGTTTCTCGGAGAGGACCCCAAGCTTACCCTCGCAAAG ATTCTACTTAAGAAGTCAGACCCAGATGCCTCATCCTTCGACGTAGAGAAACTAATTTTCACAAAAAAGGACAAGCTAGATAATATTTTGAGGGAGTTCATGGATGCTAATAAGGACAAGGCTTCCAAAACACCAGAAGGTGGATCCCCAACAATAAGCAAGCTAAACGAAGGCAATAATCCTTTGAATATTTCAAGACCTGTGATGGGCAAACCGAAGCAAGATGGGCCTCCTTTGAATTTACTGCGACCAGCAGGAAGCAAGCCAAAGCAAGATGAGTGTTCTCTGACTCAGTTGCGATCAGTAGGAAGCAAAGGAAAGGAAGATAATCCTTCATTAACATTGTTGCGTCCAGTTGGGAGCAAACCAAAAGTACAGGGCAAGCTGGTGCAAGATAGTTGGCCTAGCAAAGAGAGTTTAGTTTCTGCAACAGAATTGAGTGAGGTGGGGCGCATCTCAAGAGCTAGCAATGTGGATGTCACTTTGCAGAAACCCACAGTGCATCAgagtgaggatgatgatttgAAGTCAAAGCTGAAAATGAAGCCAAATATTAACCTGAAAATGAGGAAAGATATGAATGAGGACTTAACAGACATTTCTCTTCTTCAAAAGCCAGATATTGCAAAAGATACCACTAATACAGACCAGGACCATGCCTCTGCTGGATCCACATTGATTTCTGCTGGAGAGGATAACAGTGAACATGAGCCTCAAATAAATG GTCCTGGTGAAAAATCAGTGGTTGACAGGGTTCATGAATCATCTGAGCTTGATGATGATTCTAGTGTAG GACTACAGCCATACGGTCAAAGTTTCATTGAGGAAATAGATACTTCTGCTAATCCAGTTGACAACCAATCAGCTACCAGCAACAATTTCTCAATGCAAGCTTTCTTGCAAGGAAAACCTAAAAG GGGAAATGTCTTGCCATCAAAATTAGAG GATATCACCGAGAGTGACTGGACAAGGTTAGAGCGTTATGCAAGTACTGGAGAAAAGGTTGAGGTGGAGCTGATAAACTGCACCGCGAAGGGATTTGTT GTGTCACTTGACTCGCTGATAGGTTTCTTACCATATCGTAATCTTGCTACAAAATGGAAATTCTTAGCTTTTGAGACTTGGTTAAGAAGGAAGGGTGGTGATCCTTCCTTGTACAAGCAGAATCTGGGATTAGAGGATGGTTTAGTGGTTCATGACGGAAGTATAGAATCAGAATCTAGCTCGGTCTCAGAAGTTGCTGGTCAGGATCAAGGATCTCTACCATCTAAGCCGAAGTTTGAAGATCTTCTTCGGACATACAACCTAGAGAAATCCATGTTCTTATCTTCATTTATTGGTCAA AGACTCCGGGTATCAGTTGTCCTGGCTGACAGAAATTCCAAGAGGATATTTTTCTCTATGAAACCAAAAGAAAGTGAAGAGTtgattcagaaaaagaaaactcTGATG GCTAGGCTTAATGTTGGAGATATTGTTCAATGCACAATCAAGCGATTGGTTTACTATGGGATATTTGTTGAG GTCGAAGGGGTTCCTGCATTGATTCAGCAGTGGGAGGTGTCATGGGATGATACCTTAGATCCAGCAGTTTCTTACAAAATTGGTCAG GTTGTGGTTGCTAGAGTTATTCAACTGGACTTTACTAATAACCGTATCTTTTTGTCGCTTAAAGATGTAAAG CCAAATCAATCAGTAGGAGCTTTAGAAGCAGTCATTGGTGAGGATTTATCACTTGGTGGAGCTCTTGAACCTGTACAAGCAAATTTCGAG TGGCCTGAGGTAGATGCCCTTATCGAAGAGATGCAAAAAATAGAGGGTGTAAGAGATGTTTATAAAGGACGATTCTTCCAAAGCCCAGGATTAGCTCCAACCTTTCAA GTATACATGGCACTGGTGGTAGGTCACAAATACAAGCTCCTCGCACGGTATGGAAACAATATGCAAGAG GTGATGGTGGAGGCATCATTGGACAAAGAACAGCTGAAAGAGGCAATTTTGATGTGCACAAATAGGGTTAGCTGA
- the LOC133918215 gene encoding catalase isozyme 3: protein MDPTKFRPSSSFDTKVTTTNAGAPVWNDNEALTVGSRGPILLEDYHLIEKIAHFARERIPERVVHARGASAKGFFECTHDVSALTCADFLRSPGVRTPVIVRFSTVIHERGSPETIRDPRGFAVKFYTREGNWDLLGNNFPVFFIRDGIKFPDVIHAFKPNPRSHVQEYWRVFDFLSHHPESLHTFFFLFDDVGVPTDYRHMEGFGVNTYTFVNAAGKANYVKFHWKPTCGVRSILTDDEAALVGGRNHSHATQDLYDSIAAGNYPEWKLFVQVIDPDTEEQLDFDPLDDTKTWPEDLLPLQPVGRLVLDRNVDNFFNENEQLAFGPGLVVPGIYYSDDKMLQCRVFAYADTQRYRLGPNYLMLPVNAPKCAHHNNHYDGAMNFMHRDEEVDYFPSRHAPLRHAPPVPVTARPVVGKRGKVTIRKQNDFKQPGERYRSWDADRQERFVRRFADALAHPKVSQELRSIWIDFLSQCDTSLGMKVANRLNVKPSM from the exons atggaTCCTACCAAG ttcCGGCCGTCGAGCAGCTTCGACACCAAGGTGACGACGACGAACGCCGGCGCGCCGGTGTGGAACGACAACGAGGCGCTGACGGTGGGGTCCCGCGGCCCCATCCTGCTGGAGGACTACCACCTCATCGAGAAGATCGCGCACTTCGCGCGCGAGCGCATCCCGGAGCGCGTCGTCCACGCCCGCGGCGCCTCCGCCAAGGGCTTCTTCGAGTGCACCCACGACGTGTCCGCCCTCACCTGCGCCGACTTCCTCCGCTCCCCGGGCGTGCGCACGCCGGTCATCGTGCGCTTCTCCACCGTCATCCACGAGCGCGGCAGCCCCGAGACGATCCGCGACCCGCGCGGGTTCGCCGTCAAGTTCTACACGCGGGAGGGCAACTGGGACCTGCTCGGCAACAACTTCCCCGTCTTCTTCATCCGCGACGGCATCAAGTTCCCCGACGTGATCCACGCGTTCAAGCCCAACCCGCGGTCGCACGTGCAGGAGTACTGGCGCGTCTTCGACTTCCTGTCGCACCACCCGGAGAGCCTGCacaccttcttcttcctcttcgacGACGTGGGCGTGCCCACGGACTACCGCCACATGGAGGGCTTCGGCGTCAACACCTACACCTTCGTCAACGCCGCCGGCAAGGCGAACTACGTCAAGTTCCACTGGAAGCCCACCTGCGGCGTGCGGTCCATCCTGACGGACGACGAGGCGGCGCTGGTCGGCGGGCGGAACCACAGCCACGCCACGCAGGACCTGTACGACTCCATCGCCGCCGGCAACTATCCGGAGTGGAAGCTGTTCGTGCAGGTGATCGACCCGGACACGGAGGAGCAGTTGGACTTCGACCCGCTGGACGACACCAAGACGTGGCCGGAGGACCTGCTGCCGCTGCAGCCCGTGGGGCGGCTGGTGCTGGACCGGAACGTGGACAACTTCTTCAACGAGAACGAGCAGCTGGCGTTCGGGCCGGGGCTGGTCGTCCCCGGGATCTACTACTCCGACGACAAGATGCTGCAGTGCCGGGTGTTCGCGTACGCGGACACGCAGCGCTACAGGCTGGGGCCCAACTACCTGATGCTGCCCGTGAACGCCCCCAAGTGCGCGCACCACAACAACCATTACGACGGCGCCATGAACTTCATGCACCGGGACGAGGAGGTGGACTACTTCCCATCCAGGCACGCGCCGCTGCGCCACGCGCCGCCCGTGCCGGTGACGGCGAGGCCCGTCGTGGGGAAGCGGGGGAAGGTCACCATCCGGAAGCAGAACGACTTCAAGCAGCCCGGGGAGAGGTACCGGTCCTGGGACGCCGACAGGCAGGAGCGCTTCGTGCGCCGCTTCGCCGACGCGCTGGCGCACCCCAAGGTCAGCCAGGAGCTGCGCTCCATCTGGATCGACTTCCTCTCCCAG TGCGACACATCACTGGGGATGAAGGTTGCCAACCGCCTCAACGTGAAGCCAAGCATGTGA